The following proteins are encoded in a genomic region of Garra rufa chromosome 22, GarRuf1.0, whole genome shotgun sequence:
- the sec24c gene encoding protein transport protein Sec24C isoform X1, whose protein sequence is MRVRDELRMNVNQQPHMASPYGQPQPGYQGYPQPGYGGGHVPSGYPAQYAPYNGPGSGYQQGPPQGYSPYASFPSKTLATNLVSDLSSSSPLDLGMRGPPTSGAPPVSGAQSYSQFGQGETQNGPPPMGAPPQRPPVSQPYTPGAVNLSGPQPPYGQQFGAPPVSMQQMTNQMASMQVGSTAPSPAGPGYAPPSVSQATMSAPYTPASPPTFPPTSTAPSQPLPTEAVAPQSYYGAPPTAQQPFPNAAPPFSSTGPTQSQAPPPVSPQSFPQAPPVSQPPFSTAQVPPGPTQSYGGPLPPTQPSFPRPPLPTSQPSTFPAGPPPTSIPSQLPGVMQPQPPVSQPSPYHSGPPPNSTGFPPQVGAPPRPSLGGMQGPPPLASQGHPPLASQGHPPMASQGHPPMASQGPPMASQGHLPMAQANHVPSTQPGMPPGPINASLSGPPPQPGMQGYPPQQNGAFGQVRGPQPGYTGPYPGQPNYGAQPAAPAPAPSAPKRLDPDSIPSPQASDMPPVQKTRHRIDPDAIPSPIQVIEDDKANKGSEPFTTGVRGQAPPLVTTKFQVRDQGNASPRYIRCTAYNMPCNSDMAKQSQVPLAAVIKPLAPLPADESPPYLVDHGESGPIRCNRCKAYMCPYMQFIDGGRRFQCGFCSCVTEVPPHYFQHLDHTGKRVDCYDRPELSMGSYEFMATVDYCKNNKFPQPPGYIFLIDVSYNAVKSGMVGIVCQELKTLLDYLPRENPDVESNVRVGFVTYNKVLHFYNVKASLAQPQMMVVSDVADMFVPLLDGFLVNVSESRVVIESLLDQIPEMFADTRETETVFGPVIQAGLEALKAADCAGKLLVFHSSLPIAEAPGKLKNREDKKLVGTDKEKSLFQPQVSFYNTLAKECVAQGCCVDLFLFPNQYVDVATLGVVPTSTGGSIYKYTYFQAPSDQERFLNDLRRDVQKQMGFDAVMRVRTSTGIRATDFFGSFYMSNTTDVELAGLDCDKTVTVEFRHDDKLSEETGALMQCAVLYTSCSGQRRLRVHNMAVNCCSQLADLYRNCETDTIINFFAKYAYRSVLSGPTKNVRDSLVNQCAQILACYRKNCASPSSAGQLILPECMKLLPVYLNCVLKSDVLQPGADVSLDDRAYLRQLVSTMDVAESHVFFYPRLLPLQKLDVESMSVPVAVRDSEERLSRGGVYLLENGLNIFLWVGVNAQQELLQNIFGTPAFSQIDPNMTTLPALDNPFSKRLREIIESVRAQRSRYMKLMVVKQEDKLELIFKHFLVEDKSNNGGASYVDFLCHMHKEIRQLLS, encoded by the exons ATGAG AGTTAGGGATGAACTGAGAATGAATGTCAACCAGCAACCTCACATGGCCTCTCCTTATGGGCAGCCTCAGCCTGGGTATCAGGGCTACCCCCAGCCTGGATATGGGGGTGGCCACGTGCCATCAGGATATCCGGCTCAGTACGCACCTTATAACGGGCCAGGCTCTGGCTATCAACAAGGTCCACCACAAG GATATTCTCCTTATGCAAGCTTTCCCTCTAAGACTCTCGCAACAAACTTAGTCTCTGACCTGTCCTCCTCCTCTCCTCTTGACCTAG GTATGAGAGGACCCCCCACCTCAGGGGCACCACCTGTCTCAGGTGCCCAGAGCTATTCTCAGTTTGGGCAAGGAGAAACTCAAAATGGACCACCTCCAATGGGTGCTCCACCACAGAG GCCTCCAGTGTCTCAACCTTACACTCCAGGTGCAGTGAATCTGTCTGGTCCTCAGCCTCCGTACGGCCAGCAGTTTGGAGCACCACCCGTCAGCATGCAGCAGATGACCAATCAGATGGCCAGCATGCAAGTTGGCTCCACTGCACCCTCCCCTGCAGGCCCAGGCTATG CCCCTCCCTCTGTGTCCCAGGCTACTATGTCTGCTCCCTACACACCTGCATCTCCTCCAACTTTCCCACCCACTTCCACTGCTCCCTCACAGCCACTGCCTACTGAAGCTGTAGCTCCTCAGTCCTACTATGGAGCTCCACCAACTGCCCAGCAGCCGTTTCCAAATGCTGCCCCACCTTTTTCATCCACTGGCCCCACTCAGTCCCAAGCTCCACCACCTGTTTCCCCACAGTCCTTCCCTCAAGCTCCGCCTGTCTCTCAGCCTCCTTTTTCCACAGCCCAGGTGCCTCCAGGTCCCACCCAGTCATACGGAGGCCCGCTTCCTCCAACACAGCCCTCGTTCCCAAGACCACCGCTTCCCACCTCACAGCCCTCCACGTTCCCTGCTGGTCCACCACCCACCTCAATTCCATCTCAGCTCCCAGGGGTCATGCAGCCCCAACCACCAGTTTCCCAACCCTCACCTTACCACTCAGGCCCCCCTCCAAACTCTACTGGGTTTCCACCACAAGTTGGTGCTCCACCAAGGCCTTCCCTTGGTGGAATGCAGGGCCCTCCTCCTTTGGCATCGCAAGGGCATCCTCCTTTGGCATCGCAAGGGCATCCTCCTATGGCATCGCAAGGGCATCCTCCTATGGCATCGCAAGGGCCTCCAATGGCATCGCAAGGACATCTTCCAATGGCACAGGCTAATCATGTACCCTCTACACAACCTGGCATGCCACCTGGTCCTATCAATGCTTCCCTGTCAGGGCCACCACCACAGCCAGGAATGCAGGGATATCCTCCTCAGCAAAATG GTGCTTTTGGGCAGGTCAGAGGTCCTCAGCCTGGTTACACAGGACCATATCCTGGGCAGCCAAATTATGGAGCGCAACCTGCTGCACCTGCTCCAGCGCCATCCGCCCCAAAAAGGCTTGATCCTGATTCTATCCCGAGCCCG caaGCCTCTGACATGCCGCCTGTGCAGAAAACAAGACATAGAATAGACCCAGACGCAATCCCAAGTCCA ATTCAGGTTATCGAGGATGACAAAGCAAACAAGGGAAGTGAACCTTTTACTACAGGGGTCAGAGGTCAAGCCCCACCTCTTGTCACCACCAAATTCCAAGTTAGAGATCAAG GGAATGCTAGTCCACGCTACATCCGCTGTACAGCCTACAACATGCCCTGCAATTCCGACATGGCCAAACAGTCCCAGGTTCCCCTGGCTGCTGTCATTAAACCCCTGGCCCCTCTGCCTGCAGATGAG TCACCGCCATATCTCGTGGATCATGGAGAAAGTGGTCCCATCCGCTGTAATCGCTGTAAGGCCTATATGTGCCCGTACATGCAGTTTATTGACGGTGGCCGTCGTTTCCAGTGTGGCTTCTGCAGCTGTGTCACCGAGG TGCCTCCCCATTACTTCCAGCATCTGGATCACACAGGGAAGAGGGTGGACTGCTACGACCGACCTGAGCTCTCAATGGGCAGTTATGAGTTTATGGCTACTGTGGACTACTGTAAG AACAATAAGTTTCCTCAGCCACCAGGCTACATCTTTCTGATTGACGTGTCCTATAATGCTGTGAAGAGTGGCATGGTGGGAATCGTGTGTCAGGAGCTGAAGACACTGTTGGATTACTTGCCAAG AGAGAATCCTGATGTGGAATCAAATGTTCGAGTTGGCTTTGTCACCTACAATAAAGTGCTTCATTTCTATAATGTGAAGGCATCCCTTGCCCAGCCACAGATGATGGTAGTGTCAGATGTGGCTGACATGTTTGTGCCCCTACTGGATGGATTTCTGGTCAATGTCTCAGAGTCCAGGGTGGTTATTGAGAG TTTGTTGGATCAGATCCCTGAGATGTTTGCAGACACGCGGGAAACCGAGACTGTGTTTGGGCCTGTCATTCAGGCCGGGCTGGAAGCGCTCAAG GCTGCAGACTGTGCTGGAAAGCTCTTGGTTTTCCACTCGTCTCTTCCCATCGCTGAGGCTCCAGGCAAACTAAAGAACAGGGAGGATAAGAAACTAGTGGGCACTGATAAAGAAAAG TCATTATTCCAGCCACAAGTTAGTTTTTACAACACACTAGCCAAGGAGTGTGTTGCACAGGGTTGCTGTGTGGACCTCTTCCTGTTTCCCAACCAGTATGTTGATGTAGCAACGTTAGGGGTGGTCCCCACTTCAACAGGTGGCTCCATCTACAAATACACCTACTTCCAG GCTCCATCTGACCAGGAACGTTTCCTCAACGACCTGAGGAGAGATGTGCAGAAGCAAATGGGCTTTGATGCAGTAATGAGGGTCCGCACCAGCACAG GTATCCGGGCGACCGACTTCTTTGGTTCCTTCTACATGAGCAACACCACAGATGTAGAGCTGGCAGGACTAGACTGTGACAAGACCGTTACTGTCGAGTTCAGACATGATGACAAGCTCAGCGAGGAGACTGGAGCTCTAATGcag TGTGCGGTTCTGTACACCAGCTGCAGTGGTCAGCGACGACTTCGGGTCCATAACATGGCAGTGAACTGTTGCTCGCAGCTGGCAGACCTGTACAGGAACTGCGAGACAGACACCATCATCAACTTCTTCGCTAAATATG CATATCGGAGCGTACTCAGCGGTCCTACCAAGAATGTACGTGACAGCCTGGTGAATCAGTGTGCACAGATCTTGGCCTGTTACCGCAAGAACTGTGCCAGTCCATCTTCAGCAGGGCAG TTGATTTTACCAGAATGTATGAAGCTGCTGCCTGTGTACCTGAACTGCGTATTGAAGAGTGACGTTCTGCAGCCAGGGGCGGACGTCTCTCTGGATGACCGTGCCTACCTGAGACAGCTGGTCAGCACTATGGATGTGGCCGAGAGTCATGTGTTCTTCTACCCTCGTCTGCTTCCACTG CAAAAGCTGGATGTTGAGAGCATGTCTGTACCTGTGGCAGTGAGAGATTCAGAGGAGAGGCTGTCTAGAGGAGGAGTGTACCTGTTAGAGAACGGACTGAACATTTTCCTTTGGGTGGGGGTTAATGCCCAGCAGGAGCTGCTTCAGAATATCTTTGGCACACCGGCCTTCAGCCAGATAGACCCCAACATG ACCACTCTGCCGGCTTTGGATAATCCTTTTTCAAAGAGACTGAGGGAGATTATCGAGTCCGTCAGGGCACAGCGCTCACGATATATGAAG CTCATGGTGGTGAAACAGGAAGACAAGCTGGAGCTGATCTTCAAACACTTCCTGGTGGAGGACAAGAGCAACAATGGTGGGGCCTCTTACGTGGACTTCCTGTGTCACATGCACAAGGAGATTCGTCAGCTCCTGAGCTAG
- the sec24c gene encoding protein transport protein Sec24C isoform X2, with translation MRVRDELRMNVNQQPHMASPYGQPQPGYQGYPQPGYGGGHVPSGYPAQYAPYNGPGSGYQQGPPQGYSPYASFPSKTLATNLVSDLSSSSPLDLGMRGPPTSGAPPVSGAQSYSQFGQGETQNGPPPMGAPPQRPPVSQPYTPGAVNLSGPQPPYGQQFGAPPVSMQQMTNQMASMQVGSTAPSPAGPGYAPPSVSQATMSAPYTPASPPTFPPTSTAPSQPLPTEAVAPQSYYGAPPTAQQPFPNAAPPFSSTGPTQSQAPPPVSPQSFPQAPPVSQPPFSTAQVPPGPTQSYGGPLPPTQPSFPRPPLPTSQPSTFPAGPPPTSIPSQLPGVMQPQPPVSQPSPYHSGPPPNSTGFPPQVGAPPRPSLGGMQGPPPLASQGHPPLASQGHPPMASQGHPPMASQGPPMASQGHLPMAQANHVPSTQPGMPPGPINASLSGPPPQPGMQGYPPQQNGAFGQVRGPQPGYTGPYPGQPNYGAQPAAPAPAPSAPKRLDPDSIPSPIQVIEDDKANKGSEPFTTGVRGQAPPLVTTKFQVRDQGNASPRYIRCTAYNMPCNSDMAKQSQVPLAAVIKPLAPLPADESPPYLVDHGESGPIRCNRCKAYMCPYMQFIDGGRRFQCGFCSCVTEVPPHYFQHLDHTGKRVDCYDRPELSMGSYEFMATVDYCKNNKFPQPPGYIFLIDVSYNAVKSGMVGIVCQELKTLLDYLPRENPDVESNVRVGFVTYNKVLHFYNVKASLAQPQMMVVSDVADMFVPLLDGFLVNVSESRVVIESLLDQIPEMFADTRETETVFGPVIQAGLEALKAADCAGKLLVFHSSLPIAEAPGKLKNREDKKLVGTDKEKSLFQPQVSFYNTLAKECVAQGCCVDLFLFPNQYVDVATLGVVPTSTGGSIYKYTYFQAPSDQERFLNDLRRDVQKQMGFDAVMRVRTSTGIRATDFFGSFYMSNTTDVELAGLDCDKTVTVEFRHDDKLSEETGALMQCAVLYTSCSGQRRLRVHNMAVNCCSQLADLYRNCETDTIINFFAKYAYRSVLSGPTKNVRDSLVNQCAQILACYRKNCASPSSAGQLILPECMKLLPVYLNCVLKSDVLQPGADVSLDDRAYLRQLVSTMDVAESHVFFYPRLLPLQKLDVESMSVPVAVRDSEERLSRGGVYLLENGLNIFLWVGVNAQQELLQNIFGTPAFSQIDPNMTTLPALDNPFSKRLREIIESVRAQRSRYMKLMVVKQEDKLELIFKHFLVEDKSNNGGASYVDFLCHMHKEIRQLLS, from the exons ATGAG AGTTAGGGATGAACTGAGAATGAATGTCAACCAGCAACCTCACATGGCCTCTCCTTATGGGCAGCCTCAGCCTGGGTATCAGGGCTACCCCCAGCCTGGATATGGGGGTGGCCACGTGCCATCAGGATATCCGGCTCAGTACGCACCTTATAACGGGCCAGGCTCTGGCTATCAACAAGGTCCACCACAAG GATATTCTCCTTATGCAAGCTTTCCCTCTAAGACTCTCGCAACAAACTTAGTCTCTGACCTGTCCTCCTCCTCTCCTCTTGACCTAG GTATGAGAGGACCCCCCACCTCAGGGGCACCACCTGTCTCAGGTGCCCAGAGCTATTCTCAGTTTGGGCAAGGAGAAACTCAAAATGGACCACCTCCAATGGGTGCTCCACCACAGAG GCCTCCAGTGTCTCAACCTTACACTCCAGGTGCAGTGAATCTGTCTGGTCCTCAGCCTCCGTACGGCCAGCAGTTTGGAGCACCACCCGTCAGCATGCAGCAGATGACCAATCAGATGGCCAGCATGCAAGTTGGCTCCACTGCACCCTCCCCTGCAGGCCCAGGCTATG CCCCTCCCTCTGTGTCCCAGGCTACTATGTCTGCTCCCTACACACCTGCATCTCCTCCAACTTTCCCACCCACTTCCACTGCTCCCTCACAGCCACTGCCTACTGAAGCTGTAGCTCCTCAGTCCTACTATGGAGCTCCACCAACTGCCCAGCAGCCGTTTCCAAATGCTGCCCCACCTTTTTCATCCACTGGCCCCACTCAGTCCCAAGCTCCACCACCTGTTTCCCCACAGTCCTTCCCTCAAGCTCCGCCTGTCTCTCAGCCTCCTTTTTCCACAGCCCAGGTGCCTCCAGGTCCCACCCAGTCATACGGAGGCCCGCTTCCTCCAACACAGCCCTCGTTCCCAAGACCACCGCTTCCCACCTCACAGCCCTCCACGTTCCCTGCTGGTCCACCACCCACCTCAATTCCATCTCAGCTCCCAGGGGTCATGCAGCCCCAACCACCAGTTTCCCAACCCTCACCTTACCACTCAGGCCCCCCTCCAAACTCTACTGGGTTTCCACCACAAGTTGGTGCTCCACCAAGGCCTTCCCTTGGTGGAATGCAGGGCCCTCCTCCTTTGGCATCGCAAGGGCATCCTCCTTTGGCATCGCAAGGGCATCCTCCTATGGCATCGCAAGGGCATCCTCCTATGGCATCGCAAGGGCCTCCAATGGCATCGCAAGGACATCTTCCAATGGCACAGGCTAATCATGTACCCTCTACACAACCTGGCATGCCACCTGGTCCTATCAATGCTTCCCTGTCAGGGCCACCACCACAGCCAGGAATGCAGGGATATCCTCCTCAGCAAAATG GTGCTTTTGGGCAGGTCAGAGGTCCTCAGCCTGGTTACACAGGACCATATCCTGGGCAGCCAAATTATGGAGCGCAACCTGCTGCACCTGCTCCAGCGCCATCCGCCCCAAAAAGGCTTGATCCTGATTCTATCCCGAGCCCG ATTCAGGTTATCGAGGATGACAAAGCAAACAAGGGAAGTGAACCTTTTACTACAGGGGTCAGAGGTCAAGCCCCACCTCTTGTCACCACCAAATTCCAAGTTAGAGATCAAG GGAATGCTAGTCCACGCTACATCCGCTGTACAGCCTACAACATGCCCTGCAATTCCGACATGGCCAAACAGTCCCAGGTTCCCCTGGCTGCTGTCATTAAACCCCTGGCCCCTCTGCCTGCAGATGAG TCACCGCCATATCTCGTGGATCATGGAGAAAGTGGTCCCATCCGCTGTAATCGCTGTAAGGCCTATATGTGCCCGTACATGCAGTTTATTGACGGTGGCCGTCGTTTCCAGTGTGGCTTCTGCAGCTGTGTCACCGAGG TGCCTCCCCATTACTTCCAGCATCTGGATCACACAGGGAAGAGGGTGGACTGCTACGACCGACCTGAGCTCTCAATGGGCAGTTATGAGTTTATGGCTACTGTGGACTACTGTAAG AACAATAAGTTTCCTCAGCCACCAGGCTACATCTTTCTGATTGACGTGTCCTATAATGCTGTGAAGAGTGGCATGGTGGGAATCGTGTGTCAGGAGCTGAAGACACTGTTGGATTACTTGCCAAG AGAGAATCCTGATGTGGAATCAAATGTTCGAGTTGGCTTTGTCACCTACAATAAAGTGCTTCATTTCTATAATGTGAAGGCATCCCTTGCCCAGCCACAGATGATGGTAGTGTCAGATGTGGCTGACATGTTTGTGCCCCTACTGGATGGATTTCTGGTCAATGTCTCAGAGTCCAGGGTGGTTATTGAGAG TTTGTTGGATCAGATCCCTGAGATGTTTGCAGACACGCGGGAAACCGAGACTGTGTTTGGGCCTGTCATTCAGGCCGGGCTGGAAGCGCTCAAG GCTGCAGACTGTGCTGGAAAGCTCTTGGTTTTCCACTCGTCTCTTCCCATCGCTGAGGCTCCAGGCAAACTAAAGAACAGGGAGGATAAGAAACTAGTGGGCACTGATAAAGAAAAG TCATTATTCCAGCCACAAGTTAGTTTTTACAACACACTAGCCAAGGAGTGTGTTGCACAGGGTTGCTGTGTGGACCTCTTCCTGTTTCCCAACCAGTATGTTGATGTAGCAACGTTAGGGGTGGTCCCCACTTCAACAGGTGGCTCCATCTACAAATACACCTACTTCCAG GCTCCATCTGACCAGGAACGTTTCCTCAACGACCTGAGGAGAGATGTGCAGAAGCAAATGGGCTTTGATGCAGTAATGAGGGTCCGCACCAGCACAG GTATCCGGGCGACCGACTTCTTTGGTTCCTTCTACATGAGCAACACCACAGATGTAGAGCTGGCAGGACTAGACTGTGACAAGACCGTTACTGTCGAGTTCAGACATGATGACAAGCTCAGCGAGGAGACTGGAGCTCTAATGcag TGTGCGGTTCTGTACACCAGCTGCAGTGGTCAGCGACGACTTCGGGTCCATAACATGGCAGTGAACTGTTGCTCGCAGCTGGCAGACCTGTACAGGAACTGCGAGACAGACACCATCATCAACTTCTTCGCTAAATATG CATATCGGAGCGTACTCAGCGGTCCTACCAAGAATGTACGTGACAGCCTGGTGAATCAGTGTGCACAGATCTTGGCCTGTTACCGCAAGAACTGTGCCAGTCCATCTTCAGCAGGGCAG TTGATTTTACCAGAATGTATGAAGCTGCTGCCTGTGTACCTGAACTGCGTATTGAAGAGTGACGTTCTGCAGCCAGGGGCGGACGTCTCTCTGGATGACCGTGCCTACCTGAGACAGCTGGTCAGCACTATGGATGTGGCCGAGAGTCATGTGTTCTTCTACCCTCGTCTGCTTCCACTG CAAAAGCTGGATGTTGAGAGCATGTCTGTACCTGTGGCAGTGAGAGATTCAGAGGAGAGGCTGTCTAGAGGAGGAGTGTACCTGTTAGAGAACGGACTGAACATTTTCCTTTGGGTGGGGGTTAATGCCCAGCAGGAGCTGCTTCAGAATATCTTTGGCACACCGGCCTTCAGCCAGATAGACCCCAACATG ACCACTCTGCCGGCTTTGGATAATCCTTTTTCAAAGAGACTGAGGGAGATTATCGAGTCCGTCAGGGCACAGCGCTCACGATATATGAAG CTCATGGTGGTGAAACAGGAAGACAAGCTGGAGCTGATCTTCAAACACTTCCTGGTGGAGGACAAGAGCAACAATGGTGGGGCCTCTTACGTGGACTTCCTGTGTCACATGCACAAGGAGATTCGTCAGCTCCTGAGCTAG